A portion of the Leifsonia sp. EB41 genome contains these proteins:
- a CDS encoding PLP-dependent aminotransferase family protein encodes MPDAQLSARSLESLLGDWRGAAPGYQSLADRVRLLVLDGRIPIGTRLPAERDLAGRLDLSRTTVSAAYRQLREGGFLDSVRGSGSVARLPGPALALPMTGGEGMLDFTKAALPAAASLPAAARAAAEELPHFLPDSGYDPVGLPHLRQAIADRYAERGLPTTADQVLVTVGAQQAIALIARTFLSRGDRALVEMPTYPHATEALRLAGARLLPITVTPPDDAPHALDPDGREPAGDDGWDADAAEQAIRRASPALAYLIPDFHNPTGASMSPATRERILAAAAAHGTVVVGDETTADLDIDRPGEYLPLPTYAHRQAGDAPVLLIGSASKSLWGGLRIGWIRAERPLIQRLIAAKPSTDLGTPMIEQLVVARMLPQTREILEERRVQLAAGRETVRQLAGEVFPEWRIPRLHGGLAAWIGIGAPVSSSLALAARNHGLLIAAGPRFGLDGAFERFLRIPITYSEDETRRAFAALERAWTVASTEPAPYFDAVALPNVV; translated from the coding sequence ATGCCCGACGCTCAACTCTCCGCCCGCTCGCTCGAGTCGCTGCTCGGCGACTGGCGCGGCGCGGCCCCCGGCTACCAGTCGCTGGCCGACCGCGTCCGCCTGCTCGTGCTGGATGGCCGCATCCCGATCGGCACGCGACTCCCGGCCGAGCGCGACCTCGCCGGCAGGCTCGACCTGAGCCGCACCACGGTCAGCGCCGCGTACCGGCAGCTCCGGGAGGGCGGCTTCCTCGACAGCGTGCGCGGCTCCGGCAGCGTCGCGCGCCTCCCCGGCCCCGCGCTGGCCCTGCCGATGACCGGCGGGGAGGGGATGCTCGACTTCACCAAGGCGGCCCTGCCCGCCGCGGCCTCCCTCCCGGCCGCCGCGCGCGCTGCCGCCGAGGAGCTGCCGCACTTCCTCCCGGACTCCGGCTACGACCCGGTCGGTCTGCCGCACCTCCGCCAGGCCATCGCCGACCGGTATGCCGAGCGCGGCCTCCCGACCACGGCCGACCAGGTACTCGTGACGGTCGGCGCGCAACAGGCCATCGCGCTCATCGCCCGCACCTTCCTGTCCCGCGGCGACCGCGCCCTCGTCGAGATGCCCACCTACCCGCACGCGACCGAGGCCCTGCGGCTGGCCGGCGCCCGGCTCCTCCCGATCACGGTAACGCCACCGGACGACGCCCCGCACGCCCTCGACCCGGACGGCCGCGAGCCCGCCGGGGACGACGGCTGGGACGCCGACGCCGCTGAGCAGGCGATCCGGCGCGCCAGCCCGGCGCTGGCCTACCTGATCCCGGACTTCCACAACCCGACCGGCGCGTCCATGTCGCCGGCGACCCGCGAGCGCATCCTCGCCGCCGCGGCGGCGCACGGGACGGTCGTGGTCGGCGACGAGACGACGGCCGACCTCGACATCGACCGGCCGGGCGAGTACCTGCCGCTGCCGACCTACGCCCACCGCCAGGCCGGCGACGCGCCCGTGCTGCTGATCGGCTCGGCCTCCAAGAGCCTCTGGGGCGGCCTCCGGATCGGCTGGATCCGCGCCGAGCGCCCGCTGATCCAACGGCTGATCGCGGCGAAGCCCTCCACCGACCTCGGCACGCCCATGATCGAGCAGCTCGTCGTCGCGCGGATGCTGCCGCAGACACGGGAGATCCTCGAAGAGCGCCGTGTGCAGCTCGCCGCGGGCCGGGAGACCGTGCGCCAGCTGGCCGGGGAGGTCTTCCCCGAGTGGCGCATCCCGCGCCTGCACGGCGGCCTCGCGGCGTGGATCGGGATCGGCGCGCCGGTCAGCTCGTCGCTCGCGCTCGCCGCGCGCAACCATGGCCTCCTCATCGCGGCCGGCCCGCGGTTCGGGCTGGACGGCGCGTTCGAGCGGTTCCTGCGCATCCCGATCACGTACAGCGAGGACGAGACGCGACGGGCTTTCGCCGCGCTGGAGCGGGCCTGGACGGTCGCCTCGACGGAGCCCGCGCCCTACTTCGACGCGGTTGCGCTGCCCAACGTGGTCTGA
- a CDS encoding YitT family protein, translated as MSRSFLTRRLGQLLVGLFLYGIAIALMVRAGIGVSPWDVLAQGVSYKTGIPFGLVTNLVGLVVLAFWIPLRQRPGLGTVLNVLLVGPSAQLGLWIIPQQTVLWAQVLVFVAGLLLLAVATGLYIGPKLGPGPRDGLMTGLHARTGRPIWAVRTAIEVTVLIIGWFLGGNVGVGTLAFALLVGPLCSLTLPFFAIRMPEPAPADAELEGELEGTAEQGPGLRAEGADERDAVRFDVRDGILLESDAATRSRAADRADSPLVRGPQPDRAPAEPPAPRRGARLIEAHWLDDRLTGRTRRA; from the coding sequence GTGTCCCGCTCCTTCCTCACCCGGCGCCTCGGCCAGCTCCTGGTCGGGCTGTTCCTGTACGGCATCGCCATCGCGCTGATGGTGCGGGCGGGGATCGGCGTCTCACCGTGGGACGTGCTGGCGCAGGGCGTCTCGTACAAGACGGGCATCCCGTTCGGCCTGGTGACCAACCTGGTCGGCCTCGTCGTGCTGGCCTTCTGGATCCCGCTGCGGCAGCGGCCGGGACTCGGGACCGTGCTCAACGTCCTCCTGGTCGGGCCGAGCGCGCAGCTCGGGCTCTGGATCATCCCGCAGCAGACCGTGCTGTGGGCGCAGGTCCTGGTGTTCGTCGCCGGACTGCTGCTGCTGGCCGTCGCCACCGGCCTCTACATCGGGCCGAAGCTCGGGCCGGGGCCGCGCGACGGGCTGATGACCGGCCTCCACGCCCGCACCGGCCGGCCGATCTGGGCCGTGCGGACGGCCATCGAGGTCACGGTGCTCATCATCGGCTGGTTCCTCGGCGGCAACGTCGGCGTCGGGACGCTCGCGTTCGCGCTGCTGGTCGGGCCGCTGTGCAGCCTCACCCTCCCGTTCTTCGCCATCCGGATGCCGGAGCCCGCGCCTGCGGACGCCGAGCTGGAGGGCGAGCTCGAAGGCACGGCGGAGCAGGGCCCCGGCCTCCGCGCGGAGGGTGCCGACGAGCGGGATGCCGTCCGTTTCGACGTGCGGGACGGCATCCTGCTCGAATCCGACGCGGCGACCCGCTCGCGCGCGGCTGACCGCGCGGACTCCCCCCTGGTGCGCGGCCCGCAACCCGACCGCGCGCCGGCCGAGCCTCCGGCCCCGCGCCGCGGCGCCCGCCTCATCGAGGCCCACTGGCTCGACGACCGCCTCACCGGCCGCACCCGCCGCGCCTAG
- a CDS encoding MerR family transcriptional regulator has product MDWSIQDIARIAGTTSRTLRHYDELGLLPPSRVAANGYRHYDRDSLVRLQRILLLRDLGLGLPAIARVLDDRRDAVPALRDHLTWLRTERERLARQIASVESTIHAVEEGGEIVAEEMFDGFDHTQYKEEVEERWGKDAYASSDRWWRGMTAEERAGWQQRQKALAADWTAAAARGVDPASEEAQALARRHADWLADIPGTPGYGTGAPPAAYLTGLGDMYVADPRFAANYGGEEGATFVRDTLRIYAATHLA; this is encoded by the coding sequence GTGGACTGGAGCATCCAGGACATCGCGCGCATCGCCGGCACGACGAGCAGGACGCTGCGTCACTACGACGAGCTCGGCCTGCTCCCGCCGAGCCGGGTCGCCGCGAACGGTTACCGCCACTACGACCGCGACTCCCTCGTGCGGCTGCAGCGCATCCTCCTGCTGCGGGACCTCGGGCTCGGCCTCCCGGCCATCGCCCGCGTGCTCGACGACAGGCGGGATGCGGTCCCCGCCCTGCGCGACCACCTGACGTGGCTGCGGACCGAGCGGGAACGGCTGGCGCGGCAGATCGCGTCGGTCGAATCGACGATCCACGCTGTGGAGGAAGGAGGGGAGATCGTGGCTGAGGAGATGTTCGACGGCTTCGACCACACCCAGTACAAGGAGGAGGTCGAGGAGCGCTGGGGGAAGGACGCGTACGCGTCGTCCGACCGCTGGTGGCGGGGGATGACCGCCGAGGAGCGCGCCGGCTGGCAGCAGCGGCAGAAGGCGCTCGCCGCCGACTGGACGGCCGCCGCCGCGCGCGGGGTCGACCCCGCGTCGGAGGAGGCGCAGGCGCTCGCCCGCCGGCACGCCGACTGGCTGGCCGACATCCCGGGCACGCCCGGCTACGGCACGGGCGCCCCGCCGGCCGCGTACCTGACCGGACTCGGCGACATGTACGTCGCCGACCCGCGCTTCGCCGCCAACTACGGCGGCGAGGAGGGCGCCACCTTCGTGCGCGACACCCTCCGCATCTACGCCGCCACCCACCTCGCGTAG
- a CDS encoding MBL fold metallo-hydrolase yields the protein MRELRSLTVVAPGILFAEGPASNWTVFHGHGHVELVDCGYPADRPLVEESIRSTGLEVSALTRIIVTHGHSDHLGAARDFSERSVVEVLAAASELPNVRREITEQVTVADLLPVALRRGTISWAVSAIRAGGLGDVGVPAAQAIAAEVIALSTGHRLEVLPTPGHTTGHTCFFEPDAEALITGDALVTGHALLAGAGELQQLPTLFHHDADGAEASAQRLSLCDARWVLPGHGPALRL from the coding sequence GTGCGTGAGCTCCGTTCCCTGACCGTCGTCGCCCCCGGCATCCTCTTCGCCGAGGGTCCGGCCTCCAACTGGACCGTCTTCCACGGGCACGGGCACGTCGAGCTGGTCGACTGCGGCTATCCGGCCGACCGCCCGCTGGTCGAGGAGTCGATCCGCTCGACCGGGCTCGAGGTGTCGGCGCTCACGCGCATCATCGTCACGCACGGGCACTCGGACCACCTGGGCGCGGCGCGCGACTTCAGCGAGCGCTCCGTGGTGGAGGTGCTGGCCGCCGCGAGCGAGCTGCCGAACGTCCGCCGCGAGATCACCGAGCAGGTCACCGTCGCCGACCTGCTGCCGGTTGCCCTCCGCCGTGGCACGATATCCTGGGCCGTCTCGGCCATCCGCGCAGGGGGCCTCGGCGACGTCGGAGTCCCAGCCGCGCAGGCGATCGCGGCCGAGGTGATCGCGCTGTCGACCGGCCACCGCCTGGAGGTGCTGCCGACACCCGGCCACACGACCGGGCACACCTGCTTCTTCGAGCCGGACGCCGAGGCGCTGATCACCGGCGACGCACTCGTCACCGGGCACGCACTGCTCGCCGGCGCGGGGGAGCTGCAACAGCTGCCGACGCTCTTCCATCACGACGCCGACGGGGCGGAGGCGAGCGCGCAGCGGCTCAGCCTGTGCGACGCGCGCTGGGTGCTGCCGGGCCACGGTCCTGCGCTGCGGCTGTAA
- a CDS encoding APC family permease has protein sequence MIGDPLPSEKLEGQLLPKHLALPIFASDALSSVAYAPQELLMILLLGGLSFLTFAPWVAAAVVVLMITVVLSYRQLVKAYPSGGGDYEVAHKNLGEKAGLIVASALLVDYVLTVAVSVASGVDNVISALPGLAPWRVELAVICVIILAAVNLRGVRESSKAFALPTYIFIGSIFVMVVTALVRTAFGHAPVAESAGYSVHTSSITQAAVVLLLLRAFSSGCSALTGVEAVANGVPAFRTPKIRNARTTLALMGGIAIVLFAGLTVTALISGVHYAENPCDLQGWAQCATSPQRSLIAQIAAATFGNNTFFFFIVQAATAVVLLLAANTAFNGFPLLGSVLARDSYAPKALNTRGDRLVYSNGMILLALAATVLLLVYQANLTQLIQLYIIGVFVSFTLGQSGMVKHWVTLLRGSGKDGAAVLSQRERSSIVRSLCINAFGATLTFVVLIVVTITKFTHGAYLVFIFMPILWFLMLGVNRYYRDVEKEIEVDPVTTFGSVGDHAVVLIGKMQKPALKALDYAIAARHDSIEAVHVSIEEEATQKLQRQWIEQNIHVPLTVIESPYRDFGVPVMKYLKHRREEHGSEVVTVYLPQYIVGHWWESLLHNHRARRLSKQLMLCHGVTVALVPWLLDSSSLIYGRRSRPLPGQDRRGEPVRPVARRPLAPASAARARIHIHNTPIALGEQSEFAAPGELAVPPVAAGERTGSDEQQTVSARAKR, from the coding sequence CTGATCGGCGACCCGCTTCCGAGCGAAAAGCTCGAAGGACAGCTACTCCCGAAGCACCTTGCACTCCCGATCTTCGCGTCAGACGCACTCTCCAGCGTCGCCTACGCTCCGCAGGAACTCCTGATGATCCTGCTGCTCGGCGGCCTGTCGTTCCTGACGTTCGCCCCCTGGGTGGCGGCGGCCGTCGTCGTCCTGATGATCACGGTGGTGCTGAGCTACCGGCAGCTCGTCAAGGCCTACCCCTCGGGAGGCGGCGACTACGAGGTCGCGCACAAGAACCTCGGTGAGAAGGCCGGCCTGATCGTGGCCTCCGCCCTCCTGGTCGACTACGTGCTGACCGTCGCTGTGTCGGTCGCGTCCGGTGTCGACAACGTGATCTCGGCGCTGCCTGGCCTCGCGCCGTGGCGCGTCGAGCTCGCGGTGATCTGCGTGATCATCCTCGCCGCGGTCAACCTCCGCGGCGTGCGGGAGTCGAGCAAGGCGTTCGCGCTCCCCACCTACATCTTCATCGGCAGCATCTTCGTGATGGTCGTCACTGCACTGGTCCGCACCGCGTTCGGCCACGCACCGGTCGCCGAGTCCGCCGGCTACAGCGTGCACACCAGCAGCATCACGCAGGCCGCGGTGGTCCTGCTGCTGCTGCGCGCGTTCTCCAGCGGCTGTTCCGCGCTGACCGGTGTGGAGGCCGTCGCCAACGGCGTGCCCGCCTTCCGCACGCCGAAGATCCGCAATGCCCGCACCACGCTCGCGCTGATGGGCGGCATCGCGATCGTCCTGTTCGCCGGCCTGACCGTGACGGCCCTGATCAGCGGCGTGCACTACGCGGAGAACCCGTGCGACCTCCAGGGCTGGGCGCAGTGCGCGACCTCCCCGCAGCGCTCGCTCATCGCGCAGATCGCCGCGGCCACGTTCGGCAACAACACCTTCTTCTTCTTCATCGTGCAGGCCGCGACCGCGGTCGTGCTGCTGCTCGCCGCGAACACCGCGTTCAACGGATTCCCGCTGCTCGGCTCGGTGCTCGCCCGCGACTCCTACGCCCCGAAGGCGCTCAACACCCGCGGCGACCGCCTCGTCTACTCGAACGGCATGATCCTGCTGGCGCTCGCCGCCACGGTCCTGCTGCTCGTCTATCAGGCGAACCTGACCCAGCTCATCCAGCTCTACATCATCGGCGTCTTCGTGTCGTTCACGCTCGGCCAGTCCGGGATGGTGAAGCACTGGGTCACTCTGCTGCGCGGCAGTGGCAAGGACGGCGCTGCGGTGCTGAGCCAGCGGGAGCGCAGCAGCATCGTCCGCTCGCTCTGCATCAATGCGTTCGGCGCGACGCTGACGTTCGTCGTGCTCATCGTGGTCACCATCACGAAGTTCACGCACGGCGCGTACCTCGTGTTCATCTTCATGCCGATCCTCTGGTTCCTCATGCTCGGCGTGAACCGGTACTACCGGGACGTCGAGAAGGAGATCGAGGTCGACCCGGTCACGACCTTCGGCAGCGTCGGCGACCACGCGGTGGTCCTGATCGGCAAGATGCAGAAGCCGGCACTCAAGGCGCTGGACTACGCGATCGCCGCCCGCCACGACTCCATCGAGGCCGTGCACGTCTCGATCGAGGAGGAGGCGACGCAGAAGCTGCAGCGGCAGTGGATCGAGCAGAACATCCACGTGCCGCTCACCGTGATCGAGTCGCCGTACCGCGATTTCGGCGTCCCGGTGATGAAGTACCTCAAGCACCGCCGCGAGGAGCACGGCTCTGAGGTCGTGACGGTCTACCTGCCGCAGTACATCGTCGGGCACTGGTGGGAGTCGCTGCTGCACAACCACCGCGCCCGGCGGCTGAGCAAGCAGCTCATGCTGTGCCACGGCGTCACCGTCGCCCTCGTGCCGTGGCTGCTCGACTCGTCGTCGCTGATCTACGGCCGCCGGTCGCGTCCGTTGCCGGGTCAGGACCGTCGCGGCGAGCCGGTGCGCCCGGTCGCGCGGCGTCCGCTGGCGCCGGCGTCGGCGGCGCGTGCGCGCATCCACATCCACAACACGCCGATCGCGCTCGGGGAGCAGAGCGAGTTCGCGGCGCCCGGGGAGCTGGCGGTGCCGCCGGTTGCAGCCGGGGAGCGGACGGGGTCGGACGAGCAGCAGACGGTGTCGGCCAGGGCGAAGCGGTAG
- a CDS encoding PadR family transcriptional regulator translates to MTPVFAHGSLRLYLLSLLAESPRHGYELIQALSDRFGGTYVPSAGTIYPRLAKLEEEGLVTKTTDGRKTVYAITDAGRAELAAREPELDAIEDEVTDSVRRLADEVRAGVNDAMRTLRAELASAAREATRDAKRVDPRQEARDAGRDARSAANAAAREAEVAINEFRQQLRTDLRSQAARGALPESVVPLLKEELTRVRRAIVEAIGRG, encoded by the coding sequence GTGACCCCCGTCTTCGCCCACGGCAGCCTCCGCCTCTACCTGCTGAGCCTCCTGGCGGAGTCGCCCCGCCACGGCTACGAGCTCATCCAGGCGCTGAGCGACCGCTTCGGCGGCACCTACGTTCCGAGCGCCGGAACCATCTACCCCCGGCTGGCGAAGCTGGAGGAGGAGGGGCTGGTCACCAAGACGACAGACGGCCGCAAGACCGTCTACGCGATCACCGACGCCGGCCGCGCCGAGCTCGCCGCCCGCGAGCCCGAGCTGGACGCGATCGAGGACGAGGTCACCGACTCCGTCCGCCGGCTCGCCGACGAAGTCCGCGCGGGCGTGAACGACGCCATGCGCACCCTGCGCGCCGAGCTGGCCTCGGCGGCGCGGGAGGCCACGCGCGACGCGAAGCGGGTCGACCCGCGGCAGGAGGCGCGCGACGCGGGCCGCGACGCGCGCTCGGCCGCCAACGCCGCGGCGCGGGAGGCGGAGGTCGCGATCAACGAGTTCCGCCAGCAGCTCCGCACGGACCTGCGCTCGCAGGCCGCCCGCGGCGCGCTCCCGGAAAGCGTCGTGCCCCTGCTCAAGGAGGAGCTGACCCGCGTGCGGCGTGCGATCGTCGAGGCGATCGGCCGCGGCTGA
- a CDS encoding DUF4097 domain-containing protein: protein MAQEKWLIQPGESRTIDVELVRSLKVGLLGGQIDIIGHDEPGARVEVHSVSGRDLKVTIDGDRLEIDHPQLRWDNFIDVFKSMRSSARADVSVLVPRDVALKFGVVSAGALISGLKTDARLSTVSGDVVIDGLEGALELNSVSGELSARGHTGRITAHTVSGDITATGWIPRFSADGVSADIMVDLAGTPDEVQINTVSGDTTIRIPEALGARYRANTVSGRVQLDNVMVVGSAGKGYAATTGSLDGYWVDITVNSVSGAVSVLRSSSAQEEASA from the coding sequence ATGGCACAGGAGAAGTGGCTCATCCAGCCCGGCGAGAGCCGCACGATCGACGTGGAGCTGGTCCGCTCCCTCAAGGTCGGGCTGCTGGGTGGCCAGATCGACATCATCGGCCACGACGAGCCGGGAGCCCGGGTGGAGGTCCACTCGGTGTCCGGCCGCGATCTCAAGGTCACCATCGACGGCGACCGGCTGGAGATCGACCACCCGCAGCTGCGCTGGGACAACTTCATCGACGTCTTCAAGTCGATGCGGTCCAGCGCCCGTGCCGACGTCAGCGTGCTGGTGCCGCGGGATGTCGCCCTCAAGTTCGGCGTGGTCTCCGCCGGCGCGCTCATCTCGGGCCTGAAGACCGACGCGCGGCTCAGCACCGTCTCCGGCGATGTCGTCATCGACGGCCTCGAAGGCGCGCTGGAGCTCAACTCCGTCAGCGGCGAGCTCTCGGCCCGCGGCCACACCGGCCGCATCACCGCGCACACGGTGTCGGGGGACATCACCGCCACCGGGTGGATCCCGCGCTTCAGCGCCGACGGCGTCTCGGCCGACATCATGGTCGACCTCGCCGGCACCCCTGACGAGGTTCAGATCAACACCGTCTCGGGCGACACGACCATCCGCATCCCGGAGGCCCTCGGAGCCCGCTACCGCGCCAACACCGTCTCCGGCCGGGTCCAGCTCGACAACGTGATGGTCGTCGGCTCGGCGGGAAAGGGGTACGCCGCGACCACCGGCAGCCTCGACGGCTACTGGGTCGACATCACGGTCAACTCCGTCTCCGGCGCCGTCTCGGTGCTCCGCAGCTCCTCGGCCCAGGAGGAGGCGTCGGCGTGA
- a CDS encoding antibiotic biosynthesis monooxygenase, translating into MTPQEPNVSAPQAQNPDFPPRIPVTVSITRRVDADRLPEVTHWVQAGVNLANGFEGFLGSGWVRANAHSHEWHMLYRFADAASLEVWEASDERAEWLYEGRELVEVSRVERRTGIEGWFDEPEPGAPAAPPRWKQAVTIWLGFFPLSLVFTYFTFYLVPGWHQLWPLATVLITTLLLTPTMTYFLLPFVTRLLHPWLARPRR; encoded by the coding sequence ATGACTCCACAAGAGCCGAACGTCTCCGCGCCACAAGCGCAGAACCCGGACTTCCCCCCGCGCATCCCCGTCACCGTCTCCATCACCCGCCGGGTCGACGCCGATCGCCTCCCCGAGGTGACCCACTGGGTCCAGGCGGGCGTCAACCTCGCCAACGGCTTCGAGGGCTTCCTCGGCTCCGGCTGGGTGCGCGCGAACGCCCACTCGCACGAGTGGCACATGCTGTACCGCTTCGCCGACGCCGCGTCGCTGGAGGTGTGGGAGGCCTCCGACGAGCGCGCCGAGTGGCTGTACGAGGGCCGCGAGCTGGTCGAGGTGTCGCGCGTGGAGCGCCGCACCGGCATCGAAGGCTGGTTCGACGAGCCGGAGCCCGGTGCGCCCGCCGCTCCGCCGCGCTGGAAGCAGGCCGTCACGATCTGGCTCGGGTTCTTCCCGCTCTCGCTGGTGTTCACCTACTTCACGTTCTATCTGGTGCCCGGCTGGCACCAGCTCTGGCCGCTGGCGACCGTGCTGATCACCACGCTGCTGCTCACGCCGACGATGACGTACTTCCTGCTCCCCTTCGTCACGCGCCTCCTGCACCCCTGGCTCGCCCGCCCGCGGCGGTGA
- a CDS encoding substrate-binding domain-containing protein, which translates to MLTSTFHGDPRTEWLIEHGQSFVTFGRPWGIDDMTDPLHLWVDVDGRSGLREATDHFLARGLRRIGYLGWPAGSGTGDDRRAGWLEAMQEAHAVDDATLATLEEASEDGVTFGAEAMRTLAGRADVEAVVCASDSLALGALTATRGRIPVIGYDDTPVAASLGFSSVRQPLEEVAAGVLELLTGAHGGRVRSAVDDPRHRLVTPQLVVRDGGTLLGPR; encoded by the coding sequence GTGCTGACCTCCACCTTCCACGGCGACCCCCGCACGGAGTGGCTGATCGAGCACGGCCAGTCCTTCGTCACGTTCGGCCGCCCGTGGGGCATCGACGACATGACCGACCCGCTGCACCTGTGGGTGGACGTGGACGGCCGCTCGGGTCTGCGGGAAGCGACCGACCACTTCCTCGCCCGCGGCCTCCGCCGGATCGGATACCTCGGCTGGCCCGCGGGCTCCGGCACCGGCGACGACCGCCGCGCGGGCTGGCTGGAGGCGATGCAGGAGGCGCACGCTGTCGACGACGCGACCCTCGCGACGCTGGAGGAGGCCTCCGAGGACGGCGTGACTTTCGGCGCCGAGGCCATGCGGACGCTCGCCGGCCGTGCCGACGTGGAGGCCGTCGTCTGCGCCTCCGACTCGCTCGCCCTCGGCGCCCTGACCGCGACGCGGGGCCGCATCCCCGTCATCGGCTACGACGACACCCCCGTCGCCGCGTCGCTCGGCTTCTCCAGCGTGCGCCAGCCGCTGGAGGAGGTGGCCGCCGGCGTGCTCGAACTGCTGACCGGCGCCCACGGCGGCCGGGTGCGCTCCGCCGTGGACGACCCGCGCCACCGCCTGGTGACGCCCCAGCTCGTCGTGCGCGACGGCGGCACCCTCCTCGGCCCCCGCTGA
- a CDS encoding carbohydrate ABC transporter permease, with product MSQATSRSRRSGIRRGEAASGWLFTAPVILLLGVFLVIPVLMALWVSFSDWGGRGSPFASDVNFVGLKNYSTLLAGGGLAESDFGTALKNNAWYVVLVVPVQTAVALFLAVLVNRAILRGRGFFRTAFYFPSVTSSVAITVLWLFLFSTSGAVNKVLSWFGINGPNWFNDPSGIIHNFLGLFGVTTGPAALTQNTLLGVSWWDWLGGPSVAMTAYMIMAVFTTSGTFMLLFIAALQNLGGDITEAAMMDGANGWQRFWRITLPQLRPTLFTVLTLGLIGCWQVFDQIYTGSKGAPSKTTLTPAYLSYQTSFTNQEWGQGAAIAFILFIIIVLFTIFQRWVLRERQVSKRRMRPYNAAVIAATAPSNSSGSAMKGGLG from the coding sequence ATGTCGCAAGCCACGAGTCGGTCTCGCCGTTCCGGAATCCGGCGCGGCGAGGCCGCCTCGGGGTGGTTGTTCACCGCCCCGGTCATCCTGCTGCTCGGCGTGTTCCTCGTCATCCCGGTGCTCATGGCGCTGTGGGTCAGCTTCTCCGACTGGGGAGGGCGCGGCAGCCCCTTCGCCTCCGACGTGAACTTCGTCGGGCTCAAGAACTACTCGACGCTGCTGGCAGGAGGCGGCCTCGCCGAGTCGGACTTCGGCACGGCGCTGAAGAACAACGCCTGGTACGTCGTCCTGGTCGTCCCGGTCCAGACGGCCGTCGCCCTCTTCCTCGCGGTGCTGGTCAACCGGGCCATCCTCCGCGGGCGCGGCTTCTTCCGCACCGCCTTCTACTTCCCGTCGGTGACCAGTTCGGTCGCCATCACCGTGCTCTGGCTGTTCCTGTTCAGCACGTCGGGCGCGGTGAACAAGGTGCTCTCCTGGTTCGGCATCAACGGACCGAACTGGTTCAACGACCCGAGCGGCATCATCCACAACTTCCTCGGCCTGTTCGGCGTCACCACCGGCCCCGCCGCCCTCACCCAGAACACGCTGCTCGGCGTGTCCTGGTGGGACTGGCTGGGCGGGCCCTCCGTCGCGATGACGGCCTACATGATCATGGCCGTGTTCACCACGAGCGGCACCTTCATGCTGCTCTTCATCGCGGCCCTGCAGAACCTCGGCGGCGACATCACGGAGGCCGCCATGATGGACGGCGCCAACGGCTGGCAGCGCTTCTGGCGCATCACGCTGCCGCAGCTTCGCCCCACGCTCTTCACCGTGCTGACCCTCGGCCTGATCGGCTGCTGGCAGGTCTTCGACCAGATCTACACCGGCAGCAAGGGCGCGCCGAGCAAGACCACGCTGACCCCGGCGTACCTCTCGTACCAGACCTCGTTCACCAACCAGGAGTGGGGCCAGGGCGCCGCGATCGCGTTCATCCTGTTCATCATCATCGTGCTGTTCACGATCTTCCAGCGCTGGGTGCTGCGTGAGCGCCAGGTGTCCAAGCGGCGCATGCGGCCGTACAACGCCGCGGTCATCGCTGCCACCGCGCCGAGCAACTCGTCCGGCTCCGCCATGAAGGGAGGCCTGGGATGA